Proteins from one Mycobacterium sp. SMC-2 genomic window:
- a CDS encoding NIPSNAP family protein, which translates to MKKYYRHTLLYLHETISLGSGRSDRFSEVFSDTYLPMMDELGARLFAIWETTPYNGHWPQVTIIWEIDGFADYARIGAAQARGGSHEALAGKWSAFLADIGAAGEGRIMYPGPSNKTLAQLREANFTAPLVIQEIMQTKPGRQDDYIRELERLYVPWSERTGKRWLGSFTTTFRYNEVIHYWALDGGWECFANHYPSWKESPPAEIVTWMSVAPALRDGWEDSILQALPPSPLQ; encoded by the coding sequence ATGAAGAAGTACTACCGGCACACGCTGCTCTATCTGCACGAGACGATCTCGCTGGGCTCCGGGCGAAGCGACCGCTTCAGCGAGGTCTTCTCCGACACCTACCTGCCGATGATGGACGAGCTCGGCGCGCGGCTGTTCGCGATCTGGGAGACCACCCCCTACAACGGTCACTGGCCGCAGGTGACGATCATCTGGGAGATCGACGGCTTCGCCGACTACGCGCGCATCGGGGCCGCCCAGGCCCGCGGCGGCAGTCACGAGGCCCTGGCCGGCAAATGGTCGGCCTTCCTGGCCGACATCGGCGCCGCGGGGGAGGGCCGAATCATGTACCCCGGGCCCAGCAACAAGACGCTCGCCCAGCTGCGCGAGGCCAATTTCACTGCGCCGCTGGTGATTCAGGAGATCATGCAGACCAAGCCGGGGCGTCAAGACGACTACATCCGCGAGCTGGAGCGCCTCTACGTGCCGTGGTCGGAGCGCACGGGCAAACGCTGGCTGGGCTCGTTCACCACGACCTTCCGCTACAACGAGGTCATCCACTACTGGGCACTGGACGGTGGCTGGGAATGCTTCGCCAACCACTACCCGTCGTGGAAGGAAAGCCCGCCAGCGGAGATCGTCACCTGGATGAGCGTGGCGCCCGCCCTGCGCGACGGTTGGGAAGACTCCATCCTGCAGGCCCTACCGCCCTCGCCGCTGCAGTGA
- a CDS encoding cytochrome P450, with protein sequence MGQREPVNPTAFAYDPFDAQVMANPLPYYRILRDDHPVYYMPQWDTYALSRFEDIWQVLEVNDGTFVASEGTLPAASVLAKHNTGPVDDPPLHPLPFHAVFDTDLYGQIRRAHSQPLRPRAVTGWEARIRELANERLDELLPRGSFDLTQDYGGIVVASVVCELLGIPADLAPHVLGAVNAGSLAEPGVGVDTAEARPNYFEYLLPAVRRRRADQSGQPLPVVDGLLGYRLPDGSPLDDVEVATQMLCIFIGGTETVPKIVAHGLWELARRPDQMAAVRADPANNVPIAREEMIRFCAPAQWFARTARKPFTIHGETIRPGQRVITLLASASRDEREYPEPDEFIWDRPIRRSLAFGRGQHFCIGYHLARLEVTVLLQEWLRRVPEYAIQAEAARRLPSSFQWGWNTIPVEV encoded by the coding sequence ATGGGGCAGCGAGAACCCGTGAACCCCACCGCCTTCGCCTACGACCCCTTCGACGCGCAGGTGATGGCGAATCCGCTGCCGTACTACCGCATCCTGCGCGACGACCATCCCGTCTACTACATGCCGCAGTGGGACACGTACGCCCTGTCCCGCTTCGAGGACATCTGGCAGGTGCTGGAAGTCAACGACGGGACATTCGTGGCGTCGGAAGGGACCCTGCCGGCGGCCTCGGTCCTGGCCAAGCACAACACCGGCCCGGTCGACGACCCGCCGCTGCACCCCCTGCCGTTCCACGCGGTGTTCGACACCGATCTGTACGGACAGATCCGGCGCGCGCACTCCCAGCCGCTGCGCCCCAGGGCCGTCACCGGGTGGGAGGCCAGAATCCGCGAGCTGGCCAACGAGCGCCTCGACGAGCTGCTGCCGCGGGGCTCGTTCGACCTGACTCAGGACTACGGTGGCATCGTCGTGGCGTCCGTCGTATGCGAATTACTGGGCATCCCAGCCGATCTCGCACCGCATGTGCTGGGCGCGGTCAACGCCGGCAGCCTCGCCGAGCCCGGCGTCGGGGTGGACACCGCCGAAGCGCGGCCCAACTATTTCGAATACCTGCTGCCGGCGGTGCGGCGTCGCCGCGCCGACCAGTCCGGGCAACCGCTCCCCGTCGTCGACGGCCTGCTCGGCTACCGCCTGCCCGACGGCAGCCCGCTGGACGACGTGGAAGTCGCCACCCAGATGCTCTGCATCTTCATCGGTGGCACCGAAACGGTGCCCAAGATCGTCGCCCACGGGCTGTGGGAGCTCGCCCGGCGGCCCGACCAGATGGCCGCCGTGCGCGCCGACCCGGCCAACAACGTGCCCATCGCGCGCGAGGAGATGATCCGGTTCTGCGCGCCGGCGCAATGGTTCGCCCGAACCGCGCGGAAGCCCTTCACCATTCACGGTGAGACGATCCGGCCCGGCCAGCGTGTCATCACCCTGCTCGCCTCGGCCAGCCGAGACGAGCGGGAATACCCCGAACCCGACGAATTCATCTGGGACAGGCCCATCCGCCGCTCGCTGGCCTTCGGCCGCGGCCAACATTTTTGCATCGGCTACCACCTCGCCAGGCTGGAAGTCACCGTGCTGCTGCAGGAATGGCTGCGCAGGGTGCCCGAGTACGCGATCCAGGCCGAGGCCGCCAGGCGGCTGCCCTCCAGCTTCCAATGGGGATGGAACACCATCCCGGT